A window of the Malaclemys terrapin pileata isolate rMalTer1 chromosome 6, rMalTer1.hap1, whole genome shotgun sequence genome harbors these coding sequences:
- the LOC128839795 gene encoding zinc finger protein 474-like yields METTVKKKSLSKHNKTLPSAGKVPANISTILPSKQIATSSVSDLPTVLPEIVSLDSIVKASPEKRRPGTVIISKRSNTASMSQSQLNRPVIPSKRPGFRVCYICGREFGSQSLAIHEPKCLEKWHIENDKLPKHLRRAEPAKPQSLTGGTYDIKAANEAAYQSAQAQLLPCENCGRTFLPDRLPVHQRSCRPKDGGLGPSSSNPPKSVKGPSSGLVSAARTDQSRKVQQTRGAAAAISDKPPVIRRPPTVVCYICGREFGTKSIGIHEPQCLKKWHNENDMLPKHLRRPEPKKPEVRSLGAKGFYDLDALNEAAWNSAQSQLVPCDICERTFLPDRLIVHQRSCKPKPAK; encoded by the exons ATGGAAACAACTGTAAAGAAAAAGAGTTTGAGCAAGCATAATAAAACTCTGCCAAGTGCTGGAAAGGTCCCTGCTAATATCTCTACCATTCTGCCTTCAAAACAGATTGCAACATCCAGTGTGTCAGATCTTCCCACAGTTTTGCCAGAAATAGTGAGTTTAGATTCCATAGTAAAAGCAAGCCCTGAGAAAAGGAGACCAGGCACTGTAATAATATCAAAACGGTCAAACACTGCAAGCATGTCTCAGAGTCAGTTGAATCGGCCAGTCATTCCATCAAAGAGACCTGGCTTTAGGGTGTGCTATATCTGTGGCAGAGAATTTGGGTCACAATCTCTTGCCATACATGAACCCAAATGCTTGGAGAAGTGGCATATTGAAAATGACAAATTACCAAAGCATCTCAGAAGAGCAGAACCTGCTAAACCTCAGTCCCTTACTGGTGGCACCTATGATATTAAGGCTGCAAATGAGGCTGCTTATCAGAGTGCTCAAGCTCAGCTCTTACCCTGTGAAAACTGTGGTCGCACTTTTCTTCCTGATCGTCTCCCTGTGCACCAAAGGAGTTGCAGACCAAAGGATGGTGGCCTGGGCCCTTCAAGCTCTAACCCCCCTAAATCTGTTAAAGGCCCTAGCTCTGGCCTTGTATCTGCAGCACGTACTGATCAATCTAGAAAAGTTCAACAAACACGTGGGGCTGCAGCAGCCATATCAGATAAG CCACCAGTGATCAGGCGGCCACCCACTGTTGTTTGTTACATATGTGGCCGTGAGTTTGGAACTAAATCTATTGGCATCCATGAACCACAATGTCTGAAAAAATGGCATAATGAGAATGACATGCTACCCAAACATTTACGAAGACCTGAACCTAAAAAGCCAGAAGTCAGATCCTTAGGAG CCAAAGGTTTCTATGATCTCGATGCTCTAAATGAGGCTGCCTGGAACAGTGCCCAGAGCCAGTTAGTTCCATGTGATATTTGTGAGCGTACTTTCCTGCCAGACAGACTGATTGTCCACCAGCGGTCCTGTAAACCGAAACCAGCAAAGTAA